The Raphanus sativus cultivar WK10039 chromosome 2, ASM80110v3, whole genome shotgun sequence DNA segment AATGGTAAAATGTTTTTACTAATGGAAGTGATGCGGAATTCTTTCTGTTCAGTACAAATTGTTTATGataaaacacaaacaaactTTTAAAAGTCAACGAAGGTGGTTAACATATAACGtgcaaaataaacaaaatgcaTATTTTTATGGTTGAATCTTTAACGGAAATTTGATAACAGGAGGCAATACATATGGGATTATTACTTTTTCCAAAGAAGTAAAATGCAGAATAATTCaatctttattttaaatttacttggTAGAcgtattttaccaaaaaaaagcaACTTTGTAGAAGTATTATAAACTCCTCTTGGTCTTAAAAAGGTTAGTAAACAAAAACATAACTTTCTATCTCTGAGTAATGTAGTGGACAAATTTCTCCAGTCTTAAGAATTAGTAACAATTCTTGCATAGATGTTGGACGTTTGGGAGGTCGCAACTTCGTGGTGGTTTGAGTCTTGCCATGTTGTTTAGATACATGTCCTCCAGAGGAATACATGTCCTCCTGTTAGCTGGAACTCAAGTTAATATAGTGAAGTGAGTTATGGGATCACGGTTTAGATCTGTGATGATTTGGTGGGTTATTACCTCGCTCTGAGTCAGCAACATAGATGTTGTCATCTTGAGCAGGAAGGATAGTGTCTTGGGTGTATTGTATGTCTTGCTGGGGTGCCTCGCAACTTGCGCGGATTATTCTTCGTTGCTGACGGGCAAGCCTCCCATTAGATTATGAGAATATTAATCATAAAGTAAGAGCCAAAATGCCAATAATCAATATTTTGATGGGGTAAAGATCAAACAGCAAACctctgttattgaaaatataataagagaATGAGGTTTGGAGATAATAATCAAGTGGCAGAGACTCTGATGCCGCTGAGAACATAGCCTCCAAAAGAGCTCATCTGCATGTGAGGGTGAGTtgtcagcaactccattttgggCATGTTCCAATTTTAATATCTCAACAACACCTCTCGACCAATGATATATCTATTGGGACAAAGAAAGATACATGATACACGGCTCTGTTATTTGCATATTGATGGCCATCTTCCTTTACTGAAGGTTCTGTCAGAGGCTGTGAAATTTTCATCATCAAGAGATTATGTTTTTATGCACAACAACAACCAAAACATGCTGAGAAGGTTTCTTCTTATGACACATACCTGTTAATATTGATGATATATTGCATAGGGAGTAGAGTTGGAGAGAATACTTATTTAACTAAACTACATGGGTTTTGGACCTGTGCATCCATAAATAAACTGCAAATCAGTGTCGACATGTATTAACCGAAACCAAATTTCAATTATAGAGAAACACTTATATAGTACTCACTTAGAGAAACCGTTTTCTGTCCATATTTATATTGCTTTTTTAGAAGCTTTGGCTCCAGCTTTTGGGGCTTTGATAATTTTGCTTTCAGGAACATTACTCATTACGTTGGCCTCAGCTGACACAAATATTTCTTCTACCATATCAGATGTAGTGATTCCTGCATTTTTTCAATTAGaacatttttttagaattttaagatttataaaactGAGACTAAAGTGAAACGGCAGAGGTTGGAACTTGCTTTAGTATTAATCTCAGCATCACAAACTGTTTCAGGAGATGCAGTTTTGGCTGATGAGAGCTCGGTTACGATGCAGTTTTAATTTTGGACAATTTTTGAATGAGAACTAATTATTGAAAACAATTAGATATGGTCAAAATCAGATTTGTGTTACCAGAAACGCTGGAGACTCGTCATCCCCGTCTGAGAACAACGTCTGGACTtcaaaaaacaaagaaatggCTGTTGCCCACTCTTTCAAAAGATGTCTGAAATTGCCCACTGATTTTGTAAATTGCCCACTCTTTCAAAAGATGTCTGAAATTGCTAAAGCAATGAACATTGATGGACCCTTGTAGAAGCATTGACTGTGAGGAATTGGACACAGTAAGCGAGTCTCAAAGTATATGAGAagcaatcatataaaatttcaaaccaataGGTGAGGGGAATTAAGGACAAATACCTTTTGATCAAGGCGGAACATGTCAACTCCCATTGCTCCCCACCTTTCTTCACGTTATGTGTTTCCCTTAAGCGGAGGAGGGGCGTGATGACGAAATGGGAACAACGACCCGACTTAACATCAGAGAAAAAGATTTGGGAAGACCCCATTGTTTCAGGTAGTGTTGTAAGAAAGAAATAGGTTAGATTCTATTGAAGCAGCGAGATTTGTAGATTTGTAGAAAAAATAGGTCATCTAAACGATTGGGAAGGAGGTAACTGAATTCAGCGTAGTGGGAGAGATTGAAGGAGTGAGTTAACGATGAGAAGTGAATTCAAAGCAAAGATTAGATGGGATGTGAACAGAGTAGGGCAAACGAAAGGGGGAGAATAGATTGAGCGATTTCAGTCAAATGtcaaggagaaaaaaaaagctaagcCATTGTCGTTGTGACACGTGTCGTCATTCCCCCCACTCAGAAAAGGCAAGCGGGTGGCTTGAAGTGCCAGAATTgtcaactttatatatatatatataacagacgctggttttgtttttctaaagGACACGACACGTGGCATCTTTTGCCCTATGCTAAACAATGACGTGGATAGCCTAAGGAGATAGATTTCCCAACTTTATTGTATTAGATATGTGTTCTGGTTTACAACTTACGGTTCTACCTGACAGATTTAATTTCAAGTTTGTAACGCATATCAA contains these protein-coding regions:
- the LOC108822688 gene encoding uncharacterized protein LOC108822688, whose protein sequence is MFSAASESLPLDYYLQTSFSYYIFNNRESNGRLARQQRRIIRASCEAPQQDIQYTQDTILPAQDDNIYVADSERANRRTCIPLEDMYLNNMARLKPPRSCDLPNVQHLCKNCY